Genomic DNA from Pseudomonas fluorescens:
TGCGGTGATGGCCGGTCGCGTCGGCCCACGGGACCTGGCCGCGGTGGCATTGGGTAACTCGATCTGGGTGCCGGTGTTTCTGTTGATGACCGGCACATTGCTGGCGACCACGCCGAAAGTTGCCCAACGCTTCGGTGCCGGTACGTTCGCCGAGATCGGCCCGCTGGTGCGCCAGGCGCTGTGGCTGGCATTGGTGGTGGGGTTGATCGCCTCACTGGCGCTGTTCAGCGCCGAACCGATCCTGCACATCATGAATGTCGACCCCGAATTGATTGGCCCATGCATGGAATACCTGCGCGGCATCGGCACGGGCCTGCCAGCCGTGGCGCTGTACCACGTACTGCGCTGCTTCAGCGACGGCCTGGGACGCACGCGCCCGGCGATGGTGCTGGGGCTGTGCGGGTTGGCGCTGAACATTCCGCTCAATTACATCTTCATCTACGGGCACTTGGGCGTGCCCGCCATGGGCGGCGTCGGTTGCGGCTGGGCCACGGCCATCGTGATGTGGGTCATGGCCCTGGGCATGGCCGGTTGGGCCCGCTGGGCACCGGCCTATCAGTCGAGCCGGTTGTTCAGCCGTTTCGACTGGCCGCAATGGGCGGTCATCAAGCGCCTGCTGGGCATCGGCCTGCCGATTGGCATCGCGGTGTTTGCCGAGTCGAGTATTTTCGCAGTGATTGCCCTGCTGATCGGCAGCCTCGGCGCCACGGTGGTGGCCGGGCACCAGATCGCACTGAACTTCAGTTCCCTGGTGTTCATGATCCCCTACTCCCTGGGCATGGCCGTGACGGTGCGGGTCGGCCAGGCCCTGGGGCGCGCTCAGCCCCGTGAAGCGCGCTTCGCCGCGGGAGTGGGCATGGGCACGGCGCTGGCCTACGCCTGCCTGTCGGCGAGCCTGATGTTCGCATTGCGCGGCCCCATCGCCGCGATCTATACCGCCGACCCGGTGGTGATCGAGGTGGCGTCGATGCTGATCGTCTACGCGGCGCTGTTTCAGTTTTCCGATGCGATCCAGGTCACGGCGGCGGGCGCGTTGCGCGGCTATCAGGACACCCGGGTGACGATGATCCTGACGCTGTTCGCCTATTGGGGTATCGGCCTGCCAGTGGGTTACGCCCTGGGCCTGACCGACTGGCTCGGCGCAGCCAGCGGCCCGAGCGGGCTGTGGCAGGGTTTGATCGTGGGCTTGAGCTGCGCGGCGCTGATGCTGTCGATCCGTCTGGCCCGCAGCGCGCGCAAGCAGATCCGCATCAGCCGCTCGACGGATTAAGCGAGTTTCTTGCGGATCCAGTAGAGGTAGGTACCCGCCTCTTCATGCTGGGCCACCAGTTCGTGGTCCAGGAATACGCAAAACTTGGGGATGTCGCGGCGGGTCGAAGGGTCGGTGGCGATCACCTTCAGCAATCCGCCGGGGGCCAGGTCGCGAATGTGCTGATGCAGCATCATCACCGGCTCCGGGCAATTGAGACCGGTGGCATCCAGCGTGCCGTCGACCGGTGTATCGTTCATTTCACTCATGTTCTACTCCTGAAACTGCCCGGCATTGTCGCGCAATGTCGGCGCCCTTAACAGACCTGCATCCATCCCTGTGGCGAGGGAGCTTGCTCCCGCTCGGCTGCGCAGCAGTCGTCGCTCTCTGGATCGGGGTTGCTTCGCAACCCAGCGGGAGCAAGCTCCCTCGCCACAAAAGCTGTTCAAGACAGCATCAACGGGACTTCGGTTTCTTCGTATCCAACCGCCGCAAATGGCAGGTCACTTCCTCACGGTCGTGGTACAGCTGCTTGCAACCGATCTCGACCTTGATACCCCGCGCCTTGAAACCGTCGGCGATGCGTTCGAGCAAGCGCTTGACCTCGGCATACCGTTGCTTCATCGGCAGCTTGAGGTTGACCACCGCCTCGCGGCAATGACCCTCGCCGATCCATTCTTCCAACATCGCCGCGTTACGCGCTGGCTTCTCGACGATGTCACAGACCATCCAGTCCACCGGCTGCTTGGGTTTGAACGTGAAGCCGTCTGCCATCAAATGCTGCACCAGGCCGGTGTCCATCAGGCTTTCAGCCATCGGTCCGTTGTCGATGGCCGTCACCAGCATCCCACGGTTGACCAGTTGCCAAGTCCAGCCACCCGGTGCCGCGCCGAGGTCCACGCCGGTCATGTCACTGTGCAGGCGCTCGTCCCACTGGTCCCGGGGAATGAAATGGTGCCAGGCCTCTTCAAGCTTGAGGGTGGAACGGCTCGGCGCTTCCCGGGGAAACTTCAGGCGGGGAATGCCCATGGGCCACATGGCCGAGTTATCGGATTCGGCCAGGCCCAGGAACACTTCGCGGCCGCTTTTGAACGTCAGCAGCAGGCGCGGCTTGCGCGGATCGTCCACCAGCTTGCCGGCGCCAATCAGCGCCTTGCGCAAGGGGCCTTCGAATTTCTTGCAGAAGTTCGACAGTTCCTTGCCGTCGTTGGTATCCACCACTTCCAGCCACAGGCTGCCGCAGGTCGGGAAAGCAGCCATGTGGGCCAGGATGACACTGATGCGGTCGGTCTCCGGCAAATCGATGAAAGTACCCCGCGCCCACTGGCGCGGAAAAATCAGTTCGGCGAAACGCAGACCACCCATCAGCCGCTCGGCGCCGTCCTCTTCAGTACAGACAAATTCAGCGCAGGCACTGGCCGGTTTGGCCTTGGCGTAGCCGGCAACGTTGAGTCGGGCCGCGTGTTCGGCGATCTCGGAACAGACCTCGCCTTCGAAGCCCGGCCGGCAGTGCATGAAAAGCGTGTTCATTGAAACTCCGTAGCAAAGCCTGTCACGAAAACCGCCGCATGATAGCGGAGTTCGGAACCGCGAACCTGCCCATAGAGTCCAGTGATTAGTCATACGCTCAAAACAGGGCTAGGTTAAAGGCTCTGTCCGTTCCGTCAGTCCGTAGCCGTGCGGACTTAAAGGAGTGATTGCAATGCCGTCCCTCGATAGCCTGAAAACCCTTAAAACGCTGCAAGTCGACGCCAGGACCTACCACTATTTCAGCCTGCCGGAGGCCGCCCGAAGCCTCGGCGACCTGGACAAGCTGCCCATGTCGCTGAAAGTGCTGCTGGAAAACCTGCTGCGTTGGGAAGATGAAAAAACCGTCACCGGCACCGACCTCAAGGCCTTGGCCGGTTGGCTGAAAGAGCGCCGATCCGACCGAGAGATCCAATACCGCCCGGCACGGGTGTTGATGCAGGATTTCACCGGCGTCCCCGCCGTGGTCGACCTGGCCGCCATGCGCGCCGCCGTGGAGAAGGCCGGTGGTGATCCCCAGCGGATCAACCCGCTGTCACCGGTGGACCTGGTGATCGACCACTCGGTAATGGTGGACAAATTCGCCAGCAGCCAGGCGTTCGAGCAGAACGTCGACATCGAAATGCAACGCAACGGCGAACGCTACGCCTTCCTGCGTTGGGGCCAGAGCGCCTTCGACAACTTCAGCGTGGTGCCGCCGGGCACTGGCATCTGCCATCAGGTCAACCTCGAATACCTGGGCCGCACCGTGTGGACCAAAGAGGAAGACGGTCGCACCTACGCGTTCCCGGACACCCTGGTGGGCACCGACTCCCACACCACCATGATCAATGGCCTTGGCGTGCTGGGCTGGGGCGTCGGTGGGATCGAGGCGGAAGCCGCCATGCTCGGCCAACCAGTGTCGATGCTGATTCCCGAGGTCATCGGCTTCAAACTCACCGGCAAGCTACGCGAAGGCATCACCGCCACCGACCTGGTGCTGACCGTCACGCAGATGCTGCGCAAGAAAGGCGTGGTGGGCAAATTCGTCGAGTTCTATGGCGACGGCCTGGCCGACCTGCCCCTGGCCGACCGCGCCACCATCGCCAACATGGCGCCGGAATATGGCGCCACCTGCGGTTTCTTTCCGGTGGATGAGGTGACCCTGGACTACTTGCGCCTGTCGGGACGTCCAGCGGAAACGGTGAAATTGGTGGAGGCCTATTGCAAGGCCCAGGGCCTGTGGCGCTTGCCCGGCCAGGAACCGGTGTTCACCGACACCCTGGAGCTGGACATGGGCAGCGTCGAGGCCAGCCTCGCCGGACCGAAACGCCCGCAGGACCGGGTTTCGCTGCCGAATGTCGGCCAGGCTTTCAGCGACTTCCTGGGGTTGCAGGTCAAACCCACCAGTAAAGAAGAAGGTCGCCTGGAAAGTGAAGGTGGCGGTGGCGTCGCGGTGGGCAATGCCGACCAGGTGGGCGAAGCCGAATACGAATTCGAAGGCCACACCCATCGCCTGAAAAACGGCGCGGTGGTGATTGCCGCCATTACTTCGTGCACCAACACCTCCAACCCCAGCGTGATGATGGCCGCCGGGTTGCTGGCGAAAAAAGCCGTGGAGAAAGGCCTGACCCGCAAACCTTGGGTCAAGAGCTCCCTGGCCCCGGGCTCCAAGGTGGTCACCGACTACTACAAGGCGGCCGGCCTGACCGAGTACCTGGATAAACTCGGTTTCGACTTGGTGGGCTATGGTTGCACCACCTGCATCGGCAACTCCGGACCGTTGCCGGAGCCCATCGAAAAAGCCATCCAGAAAGCCGACCTGACGGTGGCTTCGGTGTTGTCGGGCAACCGCAACTTCGAAGGCCGGGTGCACCCACTGGTGAAGACCAACTGGCTGGCTTCGCCACCGCTGGTGGTCGCCTATGCCCTGGCCGGCACCGTGCGCATCGACATCAGCAGCGAGCCGCTGGGCAACGACCGGGACGGCAAGCCGGTGTACCTGCGGGATGTCTGGCCCAGCAGCCAGGAAGTGGCCACCGCCGTCGCCCAGGTCAACACCAGCATGTTCCACAAGGAATACGCCGCCGTATTTGCCGGTGACGAGCAATGGCAAGCCATCGAAGTGCCGCAGGCGGCGACTTACGTCTGGCAGGACGACTCGACCTACATCCAGCATCCGCCGTTCTTCGACGCCATCGACGGGCCGCCACCGGCCGTCAAGAACGTCGAAGGCGCCCGGATCCTGGCGCTGCTGGGAGACTCGGTCACCACCGACCACATCTCCCCGGCCGGCAACATCAAGGCGGACAGTCCGGCCGGTCGCTACCTGCGCGAACAAGGCGTGGAGCCGCGAGACTTCAACTCCTACGGTTCCAGGCGTGGCAACCACCAGGTGATGATGCGCGGCACCTTCGCCAATATCCGCATTCGCAACGAAATGCTCGACGGCGAAGAAGGCGGCAACACGATCTACATTCCCAGTGGCGAACGAATGCCGATCTACGACGCCGCCATGCTGTACCAGGCCGTGGGCACGCCGCTGGTGGTGATCGCGGGCCAGGAATACGGCACCGGCTCCAGTCGGGACTGGGCAGCCAAGGGCACCAACCTGCTGGGGGTCAAGGCGGTGATCGCGGAAAGCTTCGAGCGTATCCATCGCTCCAACCTCGTGGGGATGGGCGTGCTGCCGTTGCAGTTCAAGCTCGACCAGAACCGCAAGAGCCTGAACCTCACGGGCAAGGAAACCCTGGACATCCTCGGGCTCAATGACGTCGAACTGACGCCGCGCATGAACCTGCCCTTGGTCATTACCCGCGAGGACGGCAGCCAGGAGCGAATCGAAGTGTTGTGCCGGATCGATACCTTGAATGAAGTGGAATATTTCAAGGCCGGCGGAATCCTTCACTATGTGTTGCGGCAATTGATTGCCGGCTAGAAAGACCCGTTTCTTACAGCGAACACGGGTCAGTGAAAAACAAGCCCCTCTGTGGGAGCAAGCTTTCGCGATAGCGGTAGAACAGCCAACATCGATGTTGACTGACAAGCCCCTATCGCGAGCAAGCTCGCTCCACAGGTCCTGTGGCTTACTGACCGTCATTAGCGTTTTAACAAGCGGCGTTTTTGCACGAGCCCGCCTATAATCCCGTCGGCAATCACGGAACAGAGTCAGCCAACGGCTTGCCCCCTCCTACGCATGAACCTGCATGGATACAAAACGTGCTCTTTGCGCAATATGGCAGCGTCATAGACGCGGCGGCCACTTTCGCCCAAAGCTCTACCGTCTAAAAGGATGTTGTATGCCCGCTTTACCCTGGCCCTACCTGGCCATGCTCGCCATCGGCTATGGCTTGGCCCTGGCCTACGGCCAGTTGGCCTGGACCGCCCTCATCTCAGTCGCGCTATTGCTGTTCGCCGGATATGCCGTTCGCCAGCAACCCATGCCAATCGGCCGGTTTCTCGGTCACATTCTATTTGTGGTACTGGCCCTGGCGTTGGCCTTGCATTGGATGCCCGGCTTCTTCAACGGGCGGGCGATCCCGGCGCAACGCTTGACCGACGACGCCGCGCCATTTGCCATGTACCTGAACCAGGACAAGCCCCTGATCGGATTCTGGCTGCTGCTGGCCTGCCCCTGGATCGTCGGCCGGCGGTCATTTCGCCTGTCGGTCTATGCCACGGCCTTGGGGCTGGCGCTGAGCGCGGTGCTGGCCCTCGGCGGGGCGATGCTGCTGGGCATGATCCACTGGGCACCAAAATGGCCGGAGCACGCCTGGTTGTGGGTGCTCAATAATCTTTTATTGGTGACGCTTGTGGAGGAAGCGCTATTTCGTGGCTACATTCAAGGAGGCTTGAGCCGACGCTTCAAACACCTGGGTTACGGCGACAACCTGGCGCTGCTCCTGACCTCGCTGCTGTTCGGCCTGGTACACGCTGGCGCAGGTTGGCAATGGGTGCTGTTGTCGGGCCTGGCGGGGGTCGGCTACGGCCTGGCGTATCGTTTTGGCGGCCTGGGCGCGGCGATTGCTACGCATTTTCTCCTCAATCTGCTTCATTTCGCCCTATTTACCTACCCGATGCTGGCGTGATAGCGACAGGCAAAAATAACTTCAATTAAAACCTGACACCGCCGACAACCTTTCATAGCCTTTCAAAGCCTTGCGGATCAACACACATGCGTAACAACCAACCCGTCACACAACGCGAAAGGACCTTCCCGGCCCAGCAACGATTGATTTCGACCACCGATGCCAAGGGCGTGATCACCTACTGCAACGACGCGTTCGTTGACATCAGCGGGTATTCGAAGGAAGAACTGATTCGTTCACCGCACAATCTCGTGCGCCATCCCGACGTCCCATCCGCAGTGTTCGCACACATGTGGGGTACGCTGAAACAAGGCTTGCCATGGATGGGCATCGTCAAGAACCGCAGCAAGAACGGCGACCATTACTGGGTCAATGCCTATGTCACGCCCGTGTTCGAGGGCAATCAAGTGGTCGGCTACGAATCGGTGCGGGTCAAGCCCTCCGCCGAACAGATCGCTCGGGCCGAAGCGCTTTATCAACGCATCAACCAAGGCAAGTCCGCAGTTCCGGGCAGCGACAAATGGGTGCCCATGCTGCAGGACTGGCTACCGTTTATCCTGGTCAGCCAGTTGAGTTTCGTCGTCGGCGCGTTCCTGGATTCCTCCTGGGGCTTTGCCCTGGCGGCCGTGCTGTCGGTGCCCTTGGGACTGATGGGCCTGCAATGGCAGCAACGCGGGATCAAGCGCCTGCTGCGCCTGGCCGAGCAAACCACGTCCGACCCGCTGATCGCCCGGATGTACACCGACAGCCGCGGCGTCCAGGCACGCCTGGAGATGTCGATCCTCAGCCAGGAAGCACGCCTGAAAACCTGCCTGACCCGCCTGCAGGACACCGCCGAGCACCTTAACGACCAGGCTCGCCAGTCCAATACCCTGGCCCATAACAGTTCCAGCGGCCTGGAGCGCCAGCGGGTGGAAACCGAACAGGTCGCCACGGCCGTCAACCAGATGGCGGCAACCACCCAGGAAGTCGCCAGCCACGTGCAGCGCACCGCCGATGCCACCCAGGAAGCCAACCGCCTGACCAGCCGCGGCCGCGACATCGCTGGCGAAACCCGCGAAGCCATCGAGCGCCTGTCGGTGGTGGTCGGCGAAACCGGCCAGACCGTGACCCAACTGGCCAAGGACAGCGACGAGATCGGCGGCGTGGTGGACGTGATCAAAGGCATCGCCGACCAGACCAACCTGCTGGCTCTCAACGCCGCCATCGAAGCGGCCCGTGCCGGGGAGATGGGCCGTGGCTTTGCCGTGGTGGCTGACGAAGTGCGACAACTGGCACAACGCACCAGCGAATCCACCGGGCAGATCCACGCCCTGATCGCCAAGCTCCAGCAGACCGCCACCAACGCCGTGCAGACCATGGACGCTGGCCATCGCCAGGCCGAAGAAGGCGTGGCACGGGTCATGGAAGCGGACGAGGCTCTGGTGGGGATCAGCGAAGCGGTGGCCCACATCACCGACATGACCACCCAGATCGCCGCCGCCACCGAGGAGCAAAGCTCAGTGGCCGAGGAGATCAGCCGCAACATCAGCAATATCTCGGAACTGGCCGACCAGACCTCTGGCCAGGCTCACAGCTCGGCGCTGCTCAGCGAAGAACTGACCCGCACGGCCAATACGC
This window encodes:
- a CDS encoding MATE family efflux transporter, with product MNPVIDTPTTLSRPARVRLELRTLLALALPIMVAQLATTAMGFVDAVMAGRVGPRDLAAVALGNSIWVPVFLLMTGTLLATTPKVAQRFGAGTFAEIGPLVRQALWLALVVGLIASLALFSAEPILHIMNVDPELIGPCMEYLRGIGTGLPAVALYHVLRCFSDGLGRTRPAMVLGLCGLALNIPLNYIFIYGHLGVPAMGGVGCGWATAIVMWVMALGMAGWARWAPAYQSSRLFSRFDWPQWAVIKRLLGIGLPIGIAVFAESSIFAVIALLIGSLGATVVAGHQIALNFSSLVFMIPYSLGMAVTVRVGQALGRAQPREARFAAGVGMGTALAYACLSASLMFALRGPIAAIYTADPVVIEVASMLIVYAALFQFSDAIQVTAAGALRGYQDTRVTMILTLFAYWGIGLPVGYALGLTDWLGAASGPSGLWQGLIVGLSCAALMLSIRLARSARKQIRISRSTD
- the tusA gene encoding sulfurtransferase TusA, whose amino-acid sequence is MSEMNDTPVDGTLDATGLNCPEPVMMLHQHIRDLAPGGLLKVIATDPSTRRDIPKFCVFLDHELVAQHEEAGTYLYWIRKKLA
- the rlmM gene encoding 23S rRNA (cytidine(2498)-2'-O)-methyltransferase RlmM, translating into MNTLFMHCRPGFEGEVCSEIAEHAARLNVAGYAKAKPASACAEFVCTEEDGAERLMGGLRFAELIFPRQWARGTFIDLPETDRISVILAHMAAFPTCGSLWLEVVDTNDGKELSNFCKKFEGPLRKALIGAGKLVDDPRKPRLLLTFKSGREVFLGLAESDNSAMWPMGIPRLKFPREAPSRSTLKLEEAWHHFIPRDQWDERLHSDMTGVDLGAAPGGWTWQLVNRGMLVTAIDNGPMAESLMDTGLVQHLMADGFTFKPKQPVDWMVCDIVEKPARNAAMLEEWIGEGHCREAVVNLKLPMKQRYAEVKRLLERIADGFKARGIKVEIGCKQLYHDREEVTCHLRRLDTKKPKSR
- the acnA gene encoding aconitate hydratase AcnA; protein product: MPSLDSLKTLKTLQVDARTYHYFSLPEAARSLGDLDKLPMSLKVLLENLLRWEDEKTVTGTDLKALAGWLKERRSDREIQYRPARVLMQDFTGVPAVVDLAAMRAAVEKAGGDPQRINPLSPVDLVIDHSVMVDKFASSQAFEQNVDIEMQRNGERYAFLRWGQSAFDNFSVVPPGTGICHQVNLEYLGRTVWTKEEDGRTYAFPDTLVGTDSHTTMINGLGVLGWGVGGIEAEAAMLGQPVSMLIPEVIGFKLTGKLREGITATDLVLTVTQMLRKKGVVGKFVEFYGDGLADLPLADRATIANMAPEYGATCGFFPVDEVTLDYLRLSGRPAETVKLVEAYCKAQGLWRLPGQEPVFTDTLELDMGSVEASLAGPKRPQDRVSLPNVGQAFSDFLGLQVKPTSKEEGRLESEGGGGVAVGNADQVGEAEYEFEGHTHRLKNGAVVIAAITSCTNTSNPSVMMAAGLLAKKAVEKGLTRKPWVKSSLAPGSKVVTDYYKAAGLTEYLDKLGFDLVGYGCTTCIGNSGPLPEPIEKAIQKADLTVASVLSGNRNFEGRVHPLVKTNWLASPPLVVAYALAGTVRIDISSEPLGNDRDGKPVYLRDVWPSSQEVATAVAQVNTSMFHKEYAAVFAGDEQWQAIEVPQAATYVWQDDSTYIQHPPFFDAIDGPPPAVKNVEGARILALLGDSVTTDHISPAGNIKADSPAGRYLREQGVEPRDFNSYGSRRGNHQVMMRGTFANIRIRNEMLDGEEGGNTIYIPSGERMPIYDAAMLYQAVGTPLVVIAGQEYGTGSSRDWAAKGTNLLGVKAVIAESFERIHRSNLVGMGVLPLQFKLDQNRKSLNLTGKETLDILGLNDVELTPRMNLPLVITREDGSQERIEVLCRIDTLNEVEYFKAGGILHYVLRQLIAG
- a CDS encoding CPBP family intramembrane glutamic endopeptidase; translated protein: MPALPWPYLAMLAIGYGLALAYGQLAWTALISVALLLFAGYAVRQQPMPIGRFLGHILFVVLALALALHWMPGFFNGRAIPAQRLTDDAAPFAMYLNQDKPLIGFWLLLACPWIVGRRSFRLSVYATALGLALSAVLALGGAMLLGMIHWAPKWPEHAWLWVLNNLLLVTLVEEALFRGYIQGGLSRRFKHLGYGDNLALLLTSLLFGLVHAGAGWQWVLLSGLAGVGYGLAYRFGGLGAAIATHFLLNLLHFALFTYPMLA
- a CDS encoding methyl-accepting chemotaxis protein, with product MRNNQPVTQRERTFPAQQRLISTTDAKGVITYCNDAFVDISGYSKEELIRSPHNLVRHPDVPSAVFAHMWGTLKQGLPWMGIVKNRSKNGDHYWVNAYVTPVFEGNQVVGYESVRVKPSAEQIARAEALYQRINQGKSAVPGSDKWVPMLQDWLPFILVSQLSFVVGAFLDSSWGFALAAVLSVPLGLMGLQWQQRGIKRLLRLAEQTTSDPLIARMYTDSRGVQARLEMSILSQEARLKTCLTRLQDTAEHLNDQARQSNTLAHNSSSGLERQRVETEQVATAVNQMAATTQEVASHVQRTADATQEANRLTSRGRDIAGETREAIERLSVVVGETGQTVTQLAKDSDEIGGVVDVIKGIADQTNLLALNAAIEAARAGEMGRGFAVVADEVRQLAQRTSESTGQIHALIAKLQQTATNAVQTMDAGHRQAEEGVARVMEADEALVGISEAVAHITDMTTQIAAATEEQSSVAEEISRNISNISELADQTSGQAHSSALLSEELTRTANTQYSLVERFNR